A single genomic interval of Methylocystis sp. IM3 harbors:
- a CDS encoding alkene reductase, with protein MPTLFDPLRLGDLELPNRIVMAPLTRCRAVDGRAPNALMRDYYVQRASAGLILSEATSVTPMGVGYPGTPGVWSQAQIDGWREITRAVHEAGGLIMLQLWHVGRISHPVYLDGAKPVAPSAIAAQGHVSLLRPLEPYPEPRELAIDEIPGVIEAYRRGAENARAAGFDGVEIHGANGYLLDQFLQDGANKRTDRYGGSIENRARLMLEVTDAVVEVWGRGRVGMHLAPRGDAQSMGDSDPKATFGYVARELGRRGIAFICAREHQGPDALAPYLRKEFGGPFIANEGFTRESAEAAIASGEADAVAFGKLFIANPDLPERFRRHAPLNAPRPETFYAHGPEGYVDYPALGGA; from the coding sequence ATGCCCACGCTCTTCGACCCTCTCAGGCTCGGCGATCTCGAATTGCCCAATCGCATCGTCATGGCGCCGCTGACGCGGTGCCGCGCCGTCGACGGCCGCGCGCCAAATGCGTTGATGCGGGATTATTACGTGCAGCGCGCCTCCGCCGGCCTCATTCTCTCCGAAGCGACTTCGGTGACGCCGATGGGCGTGGGCTATCCGGGTACGCCCGGCGTCTGGTCGCAGGCGCAGATCGACGGCTGGCGGGAGATCACGCGCGCCGTCCACGAGGCAGGCGGGCTGATCATGCTGCAATTGTGGCATGTCGGGCGTATCTCGCACCCGGTCTATCTCGACGGGGCCAAACCCGTCGCGCCGAGCGCGATCGCCGCGCAGGGGCATGTCAGCCTGTTGCGGCCGCTCGAGCCCTATCCGGAGCCGCGCGAACTCGCCATCGACGAAATCCCCGGCGTCATCGAGGCCTATCGCAGGGGCGCGGAAAACGCGAGAGCGGCCGGTTTCGACGGCGTGGAGATCCATGGGGCGAACGGCTATCTGCTCGACCAGTTCTTGCAGGACGGCGCCAACAAGCGAACCGACCGTTATGGCGGTTCGATCGAGAACCGGGCGCGACTCATGCTGGAGGTGACGGACGCCGTCGTGGAGGTGTGGGGGCGCGGCCGCGTCGGCATGCATCTCGCCCCGCGCGGCGACGCCCAGTCGATGGGCGACAGCGACCCGAAGGCGACGTTCGGTTATGTCGCCCGCGAGCTCGGGAGACGCGGCATCGCCTTCATCTGCGCCAGGGAGCATCAGGGGCCGGATGCGCTCGCGCCTTATCTCAGAAAGGAATTCGGCGGTCCCTTCATCGCCAATGAGGGCTTCACGCGCGAGAGCGCCGAAGCGGCGATCGCGTCGGGCGAGGCCGACGCGGTGGCGTTCGGCAAATTGTTCATCGCCAATCCGGACCTGCCCGAACGTTTCCGCCGTCACGCGCCGTTGAACGCGCCCCGGCCCGAAACCTTCTACGCGCATGGGCCGGAAGGCTATGTCGACTATCCGGCGCTCGGCGGCGCCTGA
- a CDS encoding ester cyclase yields MPHDLEALWDEHCRYEFETRDVDATMATMVEAPYVNHIPTMAGGVGHDELKRFYKYHFIGANPPDTTLATVSRTVGADSVVDEMLFSFTHTHEIDWMLPGVAPTGRRVEIPLVAIAQFRDGKLAHEHIYWDQASVLVQIGLLDPGGLPVAGVAQARKLMDKTLPSNEMMPNWAKSADKPL; encoded by the coding sequence ATGCCGCATGATCTCGAGGCTCTGTGGGATGAGCACTGCCGATACGAGTTCGAGACCCGCGACGTGGACGCCACGATGGCGACCATGGTCGAAGCTCCTTACGTCAATCATATCCCCACAATGGCGGGCGGCGTCGGCCATGACGAACTGAAGCGCTTCTACAAATATCATTTCATCGGCGCCAATCCGCCCGATACGACGCTCGCCACCGTCAGCCGCACCGTCGGCGCCGACAGCGTGGTCGACGAGATGCTGTTCAGCTTCACCCACACGCATGAAATAGACTGGATGCTGCCCGGCGTGGCGCCGACCGGCCGAAGGGTCGAGATCCCCCTCGTGGCCATTGCGCAGTTTCGCGACGGCAAGCTGGCCCATGAACATATCTACTGGGATCAGGCGTCCGTGCTCGTGCAGATCGGCCTGCTCGATCCCGGCGGCCTCCCTGTCGCCGGCGTTGCGCAGGCGCGCAAGCTCATGGACAAGACCCTGCCCAGCAACGAAATGATGCCGAACTGGGCCAAGAGCGCCGACAAGCCGCTATGA
- a CDS encoding DUF4339 domain-containing protein: MSDEWFYAEDGETVGPVSAETLARRIDMAPDEAHFVWAPGMPDWVDGRGLPQFSPRTRPAVAPRAEAAHPARRERETARADGEPAPAPMPKKLLQRARRELVSYLAVSTYLMVWLIAVLYYKSTILRSVGVEFAPLGVAVVKALILGKFILGLEAVRLGERRGKQAILIVQIAIRALIFTVALVIMNIIEELVVGRFHGRSLAETLGELADGSRPQLFASALLLYLVLLPYLAFRRIAQDIGELPELLFTRRSVERQS; encoded by the coding sequence ATGTCGGATGAGTGGTTTTACGCCGAGGACGGCGAAACGGTGGGGCCGGTTTCGGCCGAGACGCTGGCGCGCCGCATCGACATGGCGCCGGACGAAGCGCATTTTGTCTGGGCGCCGGGCATGCCGGACTGGGTCGACGGCCGCGGGCTGCCGCAGTTTTCGCCGAGAACCCGACCGGCGGTCGCCCCGCGCGCGGAGGCCGCCCATCCGGCGCGGCGCGAGAGAGAAACCGCCCGCGCCGATGGCGAACCCGCGCCGGCCCCCATGCCGAAGAAGCTGCTTCAGCGCGCCCGGCGCGAGCTCGTCTCCTATCTCGCCGTTTCGACCTATCTCATGGTCTGGCTCATCGCCGTGCTCTATTACAAATCGACCATCCTGCGCTCCGTGGGCGTCGAATTCGCGCCGCTGGGCGTCGCCGTCGTCAAGGCGCTCATTCTCGGCAAATTCATCCTGGGGCTCGAAGCCGTGCGGCTCGGGGAGCGGCGGGGCAAGCAGGCCATCCTCATCGTTCAGATTGCGATTCGGGCGCTGATCTTCACCGTGGCGCTGGTGATCATGAACATCATCGAGGAGCTGGTCGTCGGCCGCTTCCACGGGCGCAGCCTGGCCGAGACTCTGGGCGAGCTCGCCGATGGCTCGCGCCCGCAGCTTTTCGCCAGCGCCCTGCTGCTGTATCTGGTGCTGCTGCCCTATCTCGCCTTCCGGCGCATCGCGCAGGACATCGGCGAGCTTCCCGAGCTCCTCTTCACCCGCCGCAGCGTCGAGAGGCAGTCATGA